A single region of the Echinimonas agarilytica genome encodes:
- the holA gene encoding DNA polymerase III subunit delta → MAPNARIFPNQLEQALQRGLSSGYLIFGDEPLQRFESIASIVNAARQQGFDEVERLYLDSTDAIAELSAALQGMSLFASKRVIVLDMGNGKCGKDIGAILNDYGQYPSPDLIVICHGSKLEKAQQNTKWFKALSAISQAITIAAPSGDRLTNWLRHRARAAGVQLAPDALMYLQEHHEGNLLSLSQELEKLSLLHDQSPISVEQLHQALIDQSRFDIFQLTDAIMAGQVHQVEHMLRQLKDEGIEPVIICWALSREVAQLQALMMSPDQQPQLFKKFRIWPSRQPTIKRALQQLSVQRIQQAVMLVALLERKVKGAETEQSLSWTLITQACSLLMNPAANVDWLLTAELS, encoded by the coding sequence ATGGCTCCCAATGCACGTATATTCCCCAACCAGCTCGAGCAAGCTCTTCAACGTGGACTTTCAAGCGGCTACTTAATTTTTGGCGACGAACCGCTACAGCGATTCGAGTCCATTGCGAGCATCGTGAATGCTGCACGCCAGCAAGGTTTTGACGAAGTAGAACGCTTATACTTAGATAGCACAGATGCCATTGCTGAGCTCTCGGCGGCCCTGCAAGGCATGAGTTTATTCGCCAGCAAACGTGTCATTGTGCTTGATATGGGCAATGGCAAATGTGGCAAAGACATCGGTGCGATTCTAAATGATTACGGCCAGTATCCGAGTCCTGACCTCATCGTCATATGCCACGGCAGCAAGCTCGAAAAAGCTCAGCAAAACACCAAATGGTTTAAGGCTCTCAGTGCAATTAGCCAAGCTATTACCATCGCAGCTCCGAGCGGCGATAGACTGACCAACTGGTTAAGACACAGAGCCCGCGCAGCAGGCGTACAGCTTGCCCCCGACGCATTAATGTATCTTCAAGAGCATCATGAGGGCAATCTTCTCTCTTTAAGCCAAGAGCTCGAGAAGTTATCGTTGTTACATGACCAAAGCCCAATCAGTGTTGAGCAACTGCATCAAGCGCTCATCGATCAATCTCGGTTTGATATCTTTCAATTAACCGACGCCATCATGGCAGGTCAAGTGCATCAAGTTGAACATATGCTTCGTCAACTGAAAGACGAAGGCATTGAACCTGTGATTATCTGCTGGGCGTTGAGCCGAGAAGTTGCCCAACTTCAAGCCTTAATGATGTCGCCGGATCAACAGCCTCAGCTATTTAAAAAATTCCGGATATGGCCTTCGCGTCAACCCACCATTAAACGCGCACTTCAACAGCTAAGTGTGCAGCGTATTCAACAAGCGGTGATGCTAGTGGCCTTGTTAGAACGAAAAGTAAAAGGGGCTGAAACGGAACAGTCGTTAAGTTGGACTCTCATTACACAGGCGTGCAGTTTATTGATGAACCCCGCCGCCAATGTCGATTGGCTACTCACAGCGGAACTGTCATGA
- the lptE gene encoding LPS assembly lipoprotein LptE produces MAIRSLLITISILAISACGFQLKGSYTLPEQYQQIQLQVSDPYSAITRDVTKRLKDGGVEIVSSQGESHPTLVLGKDTLERSNLSLYPDGQVAEYRLTYSLEASVLEANKPARQLSLQVQRDYLDDPRQALAKKREMEVLLSEMRQQISDQLMVQLASQ; encoded by the coding sequence ATGGCCATTCGCTCGCTGCTCATTACAATAAGCATACTCGCTATAAGTGCTTGTGGTTTCCAACTTAAAGGAAGCTACACGTTACCCGAGCAATATCAGCAAATTCAGCTGCAAGTGAGCGATCCTTATTCAGCGATCACACGAGATGTGACTAAACGGCTCAAAGATGGTGGCGTCGAGATTGTAAGCTCACAAGGCGAATCTCATCCCACCTTAGTTTTAGGCAAAGACACTCTAGAACGGTCTAACTTGTCGCTTTATCCAGACGGACAAGTTGCTGAGTACAGGCTCACTTATTCGCTTGAGGCATCGGTGCTCGAAGCCAATAAACCAGCGCGTCAATTGTCGCTGCAAGTACAACGCGATTACCTTGATGATCCGCGTCAGGCTTTGGCTAAAAAACGCGAAATGGAAGTGTTGCTCAGTGAAATGCGTCAGCAAATTTCAGATCAACTGATGGTACAACTGGCGTCGCAATAA